A single window of Modestobacter italicus DNA harbors:
- a CDS encoding chemotaxis protein CheW — translation MSTDTVARPTTRAMPATSQLATFWLDGDLFGVEVEHVQEVLRSQSITRVPLAPPAVAGLINLRGQVVTAIELRERLGRPARPAGEEPVVIVVRLHGEAVSLLVDSIADVVDVDLRDFEAPPDTMDGTARELIRGAYKLSGQLLLALDVNRAVGS, via the coding sequence ATGAGCACCGACACCGTGGCCCGCCCCACCACCCGTGCCATGCCGGCCACCAGCCAGCTCGCCACCTTCTGGCTCGACGGCGACCTGTTCGGCGTCGAGGTGGAGCACGTGCAGGAGGTGCTCCGCAGCCAGAGCATCACCCGGGTGCCGCTGGCCCCGCCCGCCGTGGCCGGCCTGATCAACCTGCGCGGCCAGGTGGTCACCGCCATCGAGCTGCGCGAGCGGCTGGGCCGCCCGGCCCGCCCGGCCGGCGAGGAGCCGGTCGTCATCGTCGTCCGCCTGCACGGTGAGGCGGTCAGCCTGCTCGTCGACAGCATCGCCGACGTCGTCGACGTCGACCTGCGCGACTTCGAGGCGCCCCCGGACACCATGGACGGCACCGCCCGCGAGCTGATCCGCGGCGCCTACAAGCTCTCCGGTCAGCTCCTGCTCGCGCTCGACGTCAACCGCGCCGTCGGCTCCTGA